Proteins encoded together in one Palaemon carinicauda isolate YSFRI2023 chromosome 45, ASM3689809v2, whole genome shotgun sequence window:
- the LOC137634952 gene encoding transcriptional repressor scratch 2-like, giving the protein MGGKDNEVGSSNSHNGDGYIADGRGYSPPGPVALPLTPSPDAHGRALTPTESFSGMSPEGLVSLAPLCPQYDSRQEPMEEPMNLTVTRPPPALYDRPPEDLSTAHAILDLSTARVAEYSPPHTPPSPHALEYHHPLPHPQHPSSPQQPPPGYHLHNPDGKGSDLGHDSDSDSSKACTVAYTYEAFFVSDGRSKRRGSTESTEKPRYTCSECGKHYATSSNLSRHKQTHRDLDSGNARRCHVCGKAYVSMPALAMHVLTHNLTHRCGVCGKAFSRPWLLQGHMRSHTGEKPFGCAHCGKSFADRSNLRAHMQTHSQLKNFKCKRCNKSFALKSYLNKHYESACFKDMPMPSPSPQPLEVECT; this is encoded by the exons ATGGGTGGTAAAGATAATGAAGTTGGTAGTAGTAATAGCCATAATGGTGATG GTTACATTGCGGATGGGCGTGGTTACAGTCCTCCAGGTCCTGTGGCTTTGCCCTTGACACCATCCCCGGATGCCCACGGGCGGGCTTTAACGCCCACAGAGAGCTTTAGCGGGATGTCTCCTGAAGGTTTGGTATCCCTAGCTCCACTTTGTCCTCAGTATGATTCGCGGCAGGAACCTATGGAGGAACCGATGAACCTCACAGTCACCCGACCGCCGCCAGCTCTTTACGACCGCCCACCGGAGGATCTCAGCACCGCCCATGCAATCCTTGACCTGTCAACAGCCCGCGTGGCCGAATACTCGCCTCCTCACACTCCGCCTTCGCCTCACGCTCTAGAATACCACCACCCTCTACCTCACCCTCAGCATCCCTCATCCCCCCAACAGCCCCCACCCGGCTACCACCTACACAACCCGGATGGGAAAGGAAGCGACCTCGGTCACGACTCAGATAGCGACAGCTCCAAGGCCTGCACGGTCGCCTACACCTACGAGGCGTTCTTCGTCAGCGATGGACGGTCCAAGCGGAGGGGCAGCACCGAGAGCACGGAGAAGCCCAGGTACACGTGTTCCGAGTGCGGGAAACATTACGCCACCTCATCGAATCTCTCCCGACACAAACAGACGCATCGCGACCTGGACTCCGGGAACGCGAGACGATGCCACGTCTGCGGCAAGGCGTACGTCAGCATGCCGGCTCTGGCCATGCACGTGCTTACGCATAATTTGACACACAGATGCGGCGTATGCGGTAAAGCGTTCTCTCGGCCGTGGCTACTACAGGGTCACATGCGCTCCCACACCGGCGAGAAGCCCTTCGGGTGCGCCCACTGTGGCAAGTCCTTCGCCGATCGTTCCAACCTGCGGGCGCACATGCAAACCCATTCGCAGCTGAAGAACTTCAAGTGCAAGCGATGCAATAAGTCATTCGCTCTCAAGTCTTACCTCAACAAGCACTATGAGTCTGCTTGCTTCAAGGACATGCCCATGCCGTCGCCATCACCGCAGCCATTGGAGGTCGAATGCACCTAG